GCATTGATGCCGAGGATTTCCTGGATCTTTTCTCCCACCTCAGCCACTGAGGCGGAAATTAGTTTTTCCTCACCGCCCGTTATCTCGTACAGCGCCGCCTCGTGCTTTTGCCGGGCAATGCCCTGTCCGCGCTCTTTTTTCCGATCCTGCTCAGGGATTCGCCTGATCCGGTAGGTCTTTTCCCGCAGCTCAAAGGTGAAGTCCACCCACATCATTTCCAGCGGGTCGCCAAACTGGCTTTTCATTTCTCTTGACTGCCGGAAAGTGTTGCTGCCCTCGCCGTACAGCGCATAACACAGCCCGTCAAAAATGGTGGTTTTCCCACTGCCGGTGGGGCCGGTAATCAAAAAAAGCTCCTTGTCCAGCCTTGTAAAATCAATCTGCTCTTCCATAAAAGGGCCAAAATGGTGCATGTAAAGGGCAATGGGTTTCATCTTTCTTCCTCCATGGTGGTCTCAAGCAGCTCCGTGATCACTGCCTGCTCGTCCGCCTGCATGGCCTCGCCGTTGACAAAAGTGTAAAAATCCTCGAACAGCTTCAGCGGGTCCTGTATCCGCTCCTTGATACGCCGGCTGCTTTTCTGAGCCTCGGTTTTCTCCCGCTTTTCATAGGCCATTTCCAGCACATTCGGGTAAACCCTGCGGAGCTTGTCCATCGGGTTTACCAACCGCTCCTGATCCTCCAGAATCACCTTCAGGTAATCTTCCCGGCCTTCGGTCTCGTAGGCTTCAAGGGCGGTCAGTTCTTCAAGCCTTCCGTGGATGACACGCAGGTCACGCAGCGGCTTAAAGCTTGCCGGCTCCAGGTTCAGCGTACCCTTTTCACCAAGCTCCACCAGTGTCACGGATTTTTTCTGGTTCCATTCCGAAAAGGAATATTTCAGCAGAGACCCTGAGTAGCGCACCTTATCCCACAGTACCTTCTGCGGCCTGTGCAGATGCCCCAGAGCCACGTAATCAAAGGCTTCAAAGGTCTCGGCGCAAGCGTACTCAATGCCGCCGATCTCAATGGGCCTGACCGAATCGTCAATGGTCTGAATATCCGCCATATTGCCTAAAATCAATCCGTGAGAGACCATGACGTTACGTTTGGATGTATCCATACGCCCTGTAATTTCAGCGGTAATCTCCCGGTACATCTCATCATAGCCCATGGTTTTTTCAAGCTTCATCAGGCTCCGGTATTCCACCGGCTTGATAAAAGGCACTGTCCAAAAACAGACCTCGCCCCACTCATCGCTTAGTGTCACAGGCTCCTGCCCGGGCAGATAATTGCCCGCGATATGAAGCCCCTGCTTTTCAAGGATACCGCCGTTCATGGCCAGCCGCTCACGACCGTCGTGGTTGCCGCCGATGAGCAGAACCGGTATTCCCAGCCTGAGAATAATTTCAGAGAGCACTGTGTCCACCAGCCCCAGCGCCTCTTTAGAAGGGACTGACCGGTCATAGATGTCGCCTGCAACCAGAAGGATGTCTGGCCGCTCCCGGTCAAGCCAGGCGAGCAGCTGTGTGAGCAGCGCCTCCTGATCCTCCAGCAGGCTTTTTTCATTGAGTGTCCGGCCAATATGCCAGTCTGAGGTGTGTAGTATTTTCATGATCGTTCTCCTTTATGTCAAGTATAGCGGATTCAGGCAAAAAACACAAAAGCCGGAGTAAGAATACTCCGGCTGGTTTGTAAAAATTTTGAAAGAGGGTAACTTGTTTACTTCATTATCATACTGCTTTTTGCTTAATTGCCCCTTAAACTTTTTTGGCGTTTTTGTTCTGGCTGACCACGCTTTTCAATGCCTTGTGAAATTTGGAGGAGCATTGAATTTTGGCGCCGCATACCTGGCCGCCCTCGCGGTAGAGCACCACATATTTAGCCTTATTTTCAATCCGGGCAACGGTATAATTCTTAACCTTGCCGTTAATCCCCTTAAAAGCTTCTTCCGGTACCACATCAAACATTGCCTTGACCGGAATATCTGCAATTTCCTTGCGCCAGAAAAAGATTTTCCGCTCAATGTTCAGGCTCTGATGCGTCAGCAGCATAAAGAACCCGGTGGTAATGAACCTGAGAATCACGACAAACACTACAATCATCACGATCAGAGCCGCGATACCGATCCCTGTTTTTAAAGCGTAGTCATCCATCTGGCTGATGGAGCGGTTATAAATAAATACATAGGCCACGACAAACAGCCCGATGAGTATCATTCCAATGGCGCTGAACTCACGGCTGCGGACCTCTTCTCTTGCTTTAACTGCCATAATAATCTCCCTTGATAATCGATTCTTTTCAATTATCATACCCGATTTAGGGAAGTTTTGCAAGGCCGCCGGAAACCGCAAAAAATAAAAAATCCCCGGCAATCCAGGGACTTATTCAAAAGCCTTAATTAAGCTTCCGGTGAAAATTCATCTTTGCTGACGCCGCATTCCGGGCAAACCCAATCTTCCGGCAGATCAGCGAAAGCTGTTCCAGGAGCTACACCATTATCAGGATCACCTACAGCGGGATCATAAACATAACCACAGATATCACATACATATTTTTGCATTTTTTTCTCCTCCTTCGAAGGTCTAGAATTTATTTATCTTGTATATACCCCGGAGAATTTGATTTTAAACTCCGTTACCGCAATTATAACGAAATTTTCGCTATTTTTCAATGGAAACTTAAACATTTCGGGATTTTAAGGTATAATAGTTTTCGACACTTGTCATCGGAGGCGCTTATGCAAAAAATAAAACCCTATCTGGCTATTTCTTACACCCTGGTTTTTTGGGGCATTTCTTTTATCAGTACAAAAATCTGTCTTCAGGCTTTTTCGGTATACGCTTTAATTTTCGGACGCTTTGCCATCGCGGCGATTATTCTGTTTCTGGTCAAGCGAAAGCTCGAACCCGAGCAGCGGCTTCTGAAAAAGGATCTTCCCCGCGTTTTACTCGCAGGGCTTATCGGCTTTACCGGCTATTATGTGTTTGAGGCTGTGGGTGTAGACCTGACCGGAGCCTCCATGGCC
The DNA window shown above is from Eubacterium limosum and carries:
- a CDS encoding exonuclease SbcCD subunit D, which gives rise to MKILHTSDWHIGRTLNEKSLLEDQEALLTQLLAWLDRERPDILLVAGDIYDRSVPSKEALGLVDTVLSEIILRLGIPVLLIGGNHDGRERLAMNGGILEKQGLHIAGNYLPGQEPVTLSDEWGEVCFWTVPFIKPVEYRSLMKLEKTMGYDEMYREITAEITGRMDTSKRNVMVSHGLILGNMADIQTIDDSVRPIEIGGIEYACAETFEAFDYVALGHLHRPQKVLWDKVRYSGSLLKYSFSEWNQKKSVTLVELGEKGTLNLEPASFKPLRDLRVIHGRLEELTALEAYETEGREDYLKVILEDQERLVNPMDKLRRVYPNVLEMAYEKREKTEAQKSSRRIKERIQDPLKLFEDFYTFVNGEAMQADEQAVITELLETTMEEER
- the rd gene encoding rubredoxin, producing MQKYVCDICGYVYDPAVGDPDNGVAPGTAFADLPEDWVCPECGVSKDEFSPEA